The following coding sequences lie in one Streptomyces xiamenensis genomic window:
- a CDS encoding SCO5918 family protein: MRCVIARFPFELTKDGVLASMKGVKPEPITGESVIIGRRHYPVKQVGQVITRQDRRDFSAGEVLRAMTRLGFTCRSLPDAVPATTSAPLP; the protein is encoded by the coding sequence ATGCGCTGCGTCATCGCCCGTTTCCCCTTCGAGCTCACCAAGGACGGCGTGCTGGCATCGATGAAGGGCGTCAAGCCCGAACCGATCACCGGCGAATCGGTGATCATCGGCCGTCGCCACTACCCGGTCAAGCAAGTCGGCCAGGTCATCACCCGCCAGGACCGCCGTGACTTCAGCGCGGGCGAGGTACTCCGGGCCATGACGCGGCTCGGCTTCACCTGCCGCTCTCTTCCCGACGCGGTGCCCGCGACCACGAGCGCCCCGCTCCCGTAA